A stretch of Mucilaginibacter terrae DNA encodes these proteins:
- a CDS encoding SusC/RagA family TonB-linked outer membrane protein: MRINLPFRKGSFLPLWLFLAMIFAFQQSFSQTERRINGTVVDAKGTPVPSVTVAVKGANRATQTDVNGKFGITAKQGETLVLTSIGYTTKEVPVTAENSYSITLDESSNALKDVVVVGYGTSSRKAISSAISQVKQEDLNRGAIADVGQLLQGKVPGLNITASGDPNKPASVILRGASTVNSPGSPFYVIDGIPGADIAAVAPNDIVTIDVLKDAAATAIYGNRASAGVIMVTTKRGKKNSSNVSYSGYAGIEKVSNSLDLMNADEIRAYLTKNNAGFSANNDLGANTDWMKAIQRSSAFAQNHNVSLNGGSEHGTYSASINYFTKDGILQGSSLERVIGRLAVDQYALNDKLKFSLNLSNSSSNSHNVPLQNVVLLQAAKHLPVNPIYNADGSYYENFGNTGYFNPLAIANNAKDDTKYNVLLGSFFTEAKLPFGFTYNVNLSYQKTTASRGEYYGSYYNAYRGNSFYNNPDPAIGVSHTLISLGQNGTAARSELSNTVKTLETFLTWDKKFGEHSLTAVLGYSYQENVSGDGLTATSINFPTDNVGYNNLALSNPYAVSSYRIGFGDSRIYGKTLLVSDFFRFNYNYQGKYLLQGSVRRDGSSVFGVNNRWGYFPSASIGWNIDKEDFMKNQKVFTSLKLRGSYGVTGNSFGIGAYTAQLLYGAVDKYYNNGVLESAFAPIQGQNPDLKWERTASSNIGVEFGILNNKITGTVDVYNKNTTNMLFNYRVSASLVPGGNINANGGSINNKGIEVSLTANPVSSKDFNWSSTINAAYNKNKVTSLVSPYANGDSILYTSPEGPGQSGSTLQILKTGYPLGQFFTFKYAGKDANGNSLFYKRDGSTTTQPATGVDYFYAGSPQPKVLMGWNNSFRYKNFDLNIFLRGTFGNKIFNATRADLSNVSSASANNILRTAADDKITDTRNYFYSDRYIESGSYVRLDNSTIGYNIKQPIKSISNIRVYLTGNNLFVITGYKGVDPEINQGGQSPGIDYNNFYPKTRTFLLGVNVSL, from the coding sequence ATGAGAATAAATTTACCCTTTAGAAAAGGTAGTTTTCTGCCTTTATGGCTCTTTCTTGCCATGATTTTTGCTTTCCAGCAATCATTTTCTCAAACAGAAAGACGCATCAACGGAACCGTAGTTGATGCCAAAGGTACCCCGGTGCCCAGTGTTACAGTTGCAGTAAAAGGTGCCAACCGAGCAACTCAAACCGATGTTAATGGTAAATTTGGCATTACTGCCAAACAAGGCGAAACATTGGTGCTTACCTCAATAGGTTACACCACTAAAGAAGTACCCGTTACTGCCGAAAACAGCTACAGCATTACATTAGATGAATCGAGCAATGCATTGAAAGATGTTGTTGTGGTAGGTTACGGTACAAGTTCACGTAAAGCTATATCGAGTGCTATTAGCCAGGTAAAGCAGGAAGACCTAAACCGCGGTGCAATTGCCGATGTGGGCCAGTTGCTGCAAGGTAAGGTACCGGGCTTAAACATAACCGCAAGCGGCGATCCAAACAAGCCTGCTTCTGTAATTTTACGTGGTGCTTCTACTGTAAACAGCCCTGGTTCGCCATTTTATGTAATCGATGGTATTCCGGGCGCAGATATTGCTGCCGTTGCACCTAATGACATTGTTACTATCGACGTACTTAAAGATGCCGCTGCTACCGCTATTTACGGTAACCGTGCTTCTGCCGGTGTAATTATGGTTACTACCAAAAGAGGCAAGAAAAACTCTTCAAATGTATCTTACAGCGGCTATGCAGGTATTGAGAAAGTAAGCAATTCATTAGACTTGATGAACGCAGATGAAATACGTGCTTATTTAACAAAAAATAATGCAGGTTTTTCGGCCAATAATGATTTGGGTGCTAATACTGATTGGATGAAAGCGATCCAGCGCTCTTCAGCATTTGCTCAAAACCATAACGTTTCTTTAAACGGCGGCTCAGAGCATGGCACATACAGCGCAAGTATTAACTACTTTACAAAGGACGGTATATTACAAGGTAGCTCATTAGAGCGCGTAATTGGCCGTTTAGCGGTTGATCAGTATGCGTTAAATGATAAGTTGAAGTTTAGCTTAAACTTGTCAAACTCTTCAAGTAATTCTCATAATGTACCATTACAAAACGTAGTGTTATTACAGGCCGCCAAGCATTTACCTGTAAACCCAATCTACAACGCTGATGGAAGTTACTATGAAAACTTTGGTAACACAGGTTATTTCAATCCTTTAGCTATTGCCAATAATGCTAAAGATGACACAAAGTATAACGTATTGTTAGGTTCATTTTTTACTGAAGCAAAACTACCTTTCGGATTTACTTACAATGTGAATCTGTCATATCAAAAAACAACTGCTTCTCGTGGTGAGTACTATGGCTCATATTATAACGCTTATAGAGGCAATAGTTTCTACAACAACCCTGATCCGGCTATTGGAGTATCCCATACTTTAATTAGCCTCGGTCAAAATGGTACCGCCGCCCGTAGTGAATTATCTAACACTGTTAAAACGCTTGAAACTTTCCTTACCTGGGACAAGAAGTTTGGTGAACACTCTTTAACTGCAGTATTAGGTTACTCTTATCAAGAGAATGTATCGGGTGATGGTCTTACCGCAACAAGTATCAATTTCCCTACTGATAATGTTGGCTACAATAACCTTGCACTTTCAAACCCTTACGCAGTTAGTAGTTACAGAATTGGTTTTGGTGACTCGCGTATTTACGGTAAAACGTTATTAGTATCTGATTTCTTCAGGTTTAATTACAACTACCAAGGTAAGTACCTGTTACAAGGATCGGTTAGGAGAGATGGTAGCTCGGTATTTGGTGTTAACAACCGTTGGGGATATTTCCCATCAGCATCTATAGGATGGAACATCGATAAGGAAGACTTCATGAAAAATCAAAAGGTGTTTACCAGTTTGAAATTGCGTGGAAGTTATGGTGTAACCGGTAACTCATTTGGTATAGGAGCTTATACTGCTCAGTTACTTTACGGTGCGGTTGACAAATATTATAACAATGGCGTATTAGAATCTGCCTTCGCGCCTATTCAAGGACAAAATCCAGATTTGAAATGGGAGCGCACTGCATCTTCAAACATCGGTGTTGAATTTGGAATCCTGAATAACAAAATTACCGGTACGGTAGATGTGTATAATAAAAACACTACCAATATGTTGTTCAACTACCGTGTTTCGGCTTCATTAGTACCTGGTGGTAACATCAATGCAAACGGCGGTAGTATCAACAATAAAGGTATTGAGGTAAGCTTAACTGCTAACCCGGTATCGTCTAAAGACTTCAATTGGTCAAGCACTATTAACGCTGCTTACAACAAAAATAAAGTTACCAGCTTAGTTAGCCCTTACGCTAACGGAGATTCGATTCTTTACACTTCTCCTGAAGGTCCGGGCCAATCAGGTTCTACTTTGCAAATATTAAAAACAGGTTATCCTTTAGGTCAGTTCTTTACTTTCAAATATGCAGGCAAAGATGCTAATGGTAACTCACTGTTTTACAAACGTGATGGTTCTACCACTACGCAGCCAGCTACCGGGGTTGACTATTTTTATGCAGGCAGCCCACAACCAAAAGTGTTAATGGGTTGGAATAACTCGTTCCGTTACAAAAACTTCGACCTTAATATCTTTTTAAGAGGTACATTTGGCAATAAGATATTTAACGCAACCCGCGCAGATTTATCAAACGTATCTTCTGCAAGCGCAAACAACATTTTACGCACTGCTGCCGATGATAAAATTACTGATACACGTAATTACTTCTATTCAGACAGGTATATTGAAAGTGGATCTTACGTAAGATTAGATAACTCTACAATAGGGTATAACATTAAACAACCAATTAAATCTATCAGTAACATACGCGTTTACTTAACCGGCAACAACTTATTTGTTATTACTGGTTATAAAGGTGTTGATCCTGAAATAAACCAAGGTGGTCAGTCGCCAGGTATAGATTACAACAACTTTTATCCAAAAACACGTACATTTTTATTGGGCGTAAACGTATCATTATAA
- a CDS encoding inositol oxygenase family protein, whose protein sequence is MKELNDSEVNPLASLDDWEDDVLNRYPDPESIATSRSTEEYRQYDDPARDTVKEFYRLNHTYQTYDFVQQKRADFLAFNRKEMTIWEAFDFLNQLVDDSDPDTDLDQFQHLLQTSEAIRNDGHPDWMVLTGLMHDMGKTLCLFGEPQWAVVGDTFPVGCAYSQKIVYPEFFVHNPDYNNPAYNTRLGVYEEGCGLRNVHMSWGHDEYVYQMMKDYLPEPALYMLRYHSFYSWHREGEYSYLLDDHDREMLKWVKLFNPYDLYSKSPVPPNWENIKGYYQDIIAKYLPAKLKF, encoded by the coding sequence ATGAAAGAGTTGAACGATTCTGAAGTTAACCCTCTCGCAAGTCTGGATGACTGGGAAGATGATGTACTAAATCGTTATCCCGATCCTGAGTCAATTGCTACATCAAGAAGCACGGAAGAATACCGCCAGTACGATGATCCCGCACGTGACACTGTAAAGGAATTTTACCGTTTAAACCACACTTACCAAACGTATGACTTTGTGCAGCAAAAAAGGGCTGATTTTTTAGCCTTTAACCGCAAAGAAATGACGATTTGGGAAGCTTTTGATTTTTTGAATCAATTAGTGGATGACTCGGACCCTGACACCGATCTGGATCAGTTTCAACATTTGTTGCAAACATCCGAAGCCATACGTAACGACGGGCACCCTGACTGGATGGTTTTAACCGGCTTGATGCATGACATGGGCAAAACGCTTTGCCTTTTTGGCGAACCACAATGGGCGGTAGTAGGAGATACCTTTCCGGTAGGCTGTGCTTACTCGCAAAAAATTGTTTACCCTGAATTTTTTGTGCACAACCCTGATTACAATAACCCTGCTTACAATACCCGCCTGGGCGTGTATGAAGAAGGTTGTGGTTTACGAAATGTACATATGTCATGGGGGCATGATGAGTATGTTTACCAGATGATGAAGGATTATTTGCCTGAGCCTGCGTTATATATGCTGCGTTACCATTCATTTTACTCATGGCACCGCGAAGGCGAGTACAGCTACTTGCTTGACGATCATGACCGCGAAATGCTGAAATGGGTGAAGTTGTTCAACCCTTACGATCTGTACTCGAAAAGCCCGGTTCCTCCAAATTGGGAAAATATTAAAGGTTACTATCAGGACATTATTGCTAAATACCTCCCCGCAAAGCTTAAATTTTAA
- a CDS encoding LacI family DNA-binding transcriptional regulator, with amino-acid sequence MSTTIRMIANRLSISVATVSKALADSHEISKETKLLVLNAAKEMGYVPNPYASSLRKGRSKTIAVVLPEIADSFFAEAINGIEEVALSKGYHVLIYLSHESLLREQAILQDFKSGRVDGILLSVSEETNDTAHISALIENRIPIVLFDRVCEELNTTCVVADDFESSYTATKYLISKSCKRIAFAGNSINLSINRNRVNGYISALEKNNPGGYQNIIISDKDKDISYQIFADLLRGPNRPDGIILSVEKLSAVIYKVCADMMIDIPNQLKVLTFTNFNMAQFLSPSLTTVNQPAFQIGKTAATALLRKLSFTTTLTESETIVLPSQIIYRDSTS; translated from the coding sequence ATGTCCACTACTATTCGAATGATTGCTAACAGATTATCCATATCTGTTGCAACAGTTTCAAAAGCACTCGCAGATAGCCATGAAATTAGCAAAGAAACCAAACTATTGGTTTTAAACGCAGCCAAAGAAATGGGTTATGTACCAAATCCTTACGCAAGTAGTTTGCGTAAAGGCCGGAGCAAAACTATAGCTGTTGTATTACCCGAAATTGCCGACAGTTTTTTTGCAGAAGCTATTAACGGCATTGAAGAAGTAGCACTATCAAAGGGCTATCATGTTTTAATATACCTCAGCCATGAAAGCCTGTTGAGAGAACAAGCTATTTTACAAGACTTTAAAAGTGGAAGGGTTGATGGTATACTATTATCAGTATCAGAAGAAACAAACGATACTGCACACATTAGTGCACTTATTGAAAATCGGATACCCATTGTTCTGTTTGATCGTGTTTGCGAAGAGTTAAATACGACCTGTGTTGTTGCTGATGATTTTGAAAGCAGTTATACTGCTACAAAATATCTTATAAGCAAATCCTGCAAACGCATAGCATTTGCAGGAAATTCAATTAATCTGTCGATAAACCGTAACAGGGTAAACGGTTACATTAGTGCATTAGAGAAAAATAACCCGGGCGGCTATCAAAATATAATTATTAGCGATAAGGATAAAGATATCAGTTACCAAATATTTGCAGACCTTTTACGTGGGCCTAACCGCCCTGATGGTATTATTTTAAGTGTAGAAAAACTTTCGGCAGTAATTTACAAGGTGTGTGCAGATATGATGATTGATATACCTAATCAGCTTAAAGTACTTACGTTTACAAATTTTAATATGGCTCAATTTCTTAGCCCGTCGTTAACAACTGTAAATCAGCCTGCTTTCCAAATTGGCAAAACGGCAGCAACGGCATTATTGCGTAAATTATCATTTACAACTACGTTAACGGAGTCTGAAACTATTGTATTACCCTCACAAATTATTTACCGCGATTCTACTTCCTGA
- a CDS encoding transporter, with the protein MKDKLYAIFLTTCCIICLFSIRARGQDTTRKSYSVFKPMPKSLEREEMETDRPNVTETPHTVDAGHFQYETDIVRHQRQSTDDSKQRRWLYNQANLKIGLLKNTSLHLMVQSFAKERNVELSEKTTQTSSGFGDLTIRLKQCLFGNYNGKFSMALMPYVKLPTNKFSDNKKYEEGLMVPMLLTLSKDWKLECNWKVTT; encoded by the coding sequence ATGAAAGATAAATTATACGCTATCTTTTTAACTACTTGCTGCATTATATGTCTTTTTTCAATCAGGGCAAGGGGGCAGGATACTACCCGTAAATCTTACAGTGTGTTTAAACCGATGCCCAAATCTTTAGAGCGCGAAGAAATGGAAACCGACCGGCCAAACGTTACCGAAACGCCGCACACCGTTGATGCCGGGCACTTTCAGTATGAAACAGATATTGTAAGACATCAGCGGCAAAGTACCGATGATAGCAAACAACGCCGCTGGTTGTATAACCAGGCTAACCTAAAAATTGGCTTGTTAAAAAATACCTCGTTACACCTCATGGTGCAGAGTTTTGCTAAGGAGAGAAATGTTGAATTATCTGAAAAAACCACTCAAACATCATCAGGTTTTGGCGATTTGACCATCAGGCTTAAGCAATGCCTGTTTGGTAATTACAACGGAAAATTTAGCATGGCGCTTATGCCATATGTTAAACTTCCTACCAATAAATTTTCAGATAATAAAAAATATGAGGAAGGTTTGATGGTACCCATGTTACTGACATTGTCAAAAGACTGGAAATTGGAATGCAACTGGAAGGTGACTACTTAA
- a CDS encoding DUF6766 family protein, whose amino-acid sequence MGTNNLRHSFFYRNGLTLFFMALFIITICAQALTGWKQHNQEIKEEGGRELEFKLYLQSGHFISATFENFQSEFLQMGMYVLLTVGLRQIGSAESKSLDEEEDVDREPKPGPNAPSPVNKGGLWLKLYSNSLSLCFFILFMVSWVLHLHGSWVDHNDLQLLKHLPTDSLGQFLWQPTFWFETFQNWQSEFISIVSIVFLSIYLRQKGSPESKPVDAPHMETGK is encoded by the coding sequence ATGGGCACAAACAATTTACGACACTCTTTTTTCTATCGAAACGGTTTAACGCTTTTTTTTATGGCGTTATTTATAATTACCATCTGTGCGCAGGCTCTAACAGGCTGGAAACAACATAACCAGGAAATTAAAGAGGAGGGCGGCCGTGAATTAGAATTTAAGCTATATCTGCAGAGCGGCCACTTTATTTCTGCCACTTTTGAGAACTTCCAGAGCGAATTTTTGCAAATGGGTATGTATGTTTTGCTTACCGTTGGACTAAGGCAAATTGGATCGGCCGAATCGAAAAGTTTGGATGAAGAAGAGGATGTAGACCGAGAGCCAAAGCCGGGCCCAAATGCACCATCGCCGGTTAACAAAGGCGGCTTATGGCTTAAACTTTACAGTAATTCACTTTCGCTATGCTTTTTTATCTTGTTTATGGTAAGTTGGGTGCTGCATTTACACGGCAGTTGGGTTGACCATAACGATCTGCAATTACTCAAACACCTGCCTACTGATAGCTTAGGTCAATTCCTTTGGCAACCAACGTTTTGGTTCGAAACATTTCAAAACTGGCAAAGCGAGTTTATATCCATTGTTTCCATCGTATTTTTATCCATTTACCTGCGTCAAAAAGGTTCGCCCGAATCAAAACCGGTTGATGCCCCACACATGGAAACAGGCAAATAA
- a CDS encoding LLM class flavin-dependent oxidoreductase, with protein sequence MKYGYWLPVFGGWLRNVEDENMTPTWDYVKKLAIRSEEIGFDLALIAELYLNDIKGEEEPSLDAWSTAAALAAVTHKQELMVAVRPTFHNPALLAKQAANIDHISNGRISLNVVSSWWKDEAEKYGITFEQHDNRYARTAEWLNVVDSVWKQDHFSFDGKYYNVNDNVLQPKPVNNRPRPSIYAGGESEAAKDLISSTCDGYVMHGDSPELIARRINDLRERREKKGLPPMKFGVAAYSIIRDSDTEVKRELERITNVKEGSSGYKNYQQWLSGTQLEQQVSLHDYSVSNRGLRSGLIGTPWQVQDRIAEFEKIGVDFFLLQCSPQLEEMERFAETIINPHVQV encoded by the coding sequence ATGAAATATGGATATTGGCTGCCGGTTTTTGGCGGTTGGCTGCGTAACGTGGAAGACGAAAACATGACCCCAACCTGGGATTATGTTAAAAAACTGGCCATACGGAGCGAAGAGATTGGGTTTGACCTGGCCTTAATTGCCGAACTTTACTTAAACGATATTAAGGGCGAGGAAGAGCCATCGTTAGATGCTTGGTCTACCGCTGCGGCATTGGCTGCCGTTACCCATAAGCAAGAGTTAATGGTGGCTGTAAGGCCAACGTTTCATAACCCGGCATTGTTAGCCAAGCAAGCCGCCAATATAGACCATATCAGCAACGGGCGTATATCCCTCAACGTGGTATCATCATGGTGGAAGGATGAGGCCGAAAAATATGGTATTACCTTTGAACAGCATGACAACCGCTATGCCCGCACTGCCGAATGGCTGAACGTGGTTGACAGCGTTTGGAAGCAAGATCATTTTAGCTTTGATGGCAAGTACTACAACGTAAACGACAATGTGCTGCAACCTAAACCTGTTAATAACAGGCCACGCCCCAGCATTTACGCAGGCGGCGAATCAGAAGCAGCTAAAGATCTTATTTCATCAACATGTGATGGCTACGTGATGCACGGCGATTCGCCCGAACTGATTGCCCGTCGCATTAACGATTTGCGCGAACGCCGCGAAAAGAAAGGTCTGCCGCCCATGAAATTTGGTGTGGCCGCATACAGCATCATCCGCGACAGCGATACCGAAGTGAAGCGTGAGCTGGAACGCATTACCAATGTAAAAGAAGGTTCATCGGGCTATAAAAACTATCAGCAATGGTTATCGGGTACGCAGTTAGAGCAACAGGTTTCACTGCACGATTATTCGGTATCAAACCGTGGCCTGCGCTCTGGTTTAATAGGCACCCCATGGCAGGTGCAAGACCGTATAGCCGAGTTTGAAAAAATTGGTGTGGATTTCTTTTTATTACAGTGCAGCCCGCAGCTGGAAGAAATGGAGCGTTTTGCAGAAACCATTATTAACCCTCACGTGCAAGTTTAG
- a CDS encoding ATP-grasp domain-containing protein translates to MSKIVISHEHPDWFKPLFTELERRGLPYETVNPTQHQYAIDEDRPDISLFFNRMSPSAYLRGGVQGTFYTLNYLKHLEEHGIRVINGYKAFIYETSKALQLQLLQKLGIKYPKSRVINHPSQIEAAAEGLRFPIVMKANIGGSGAGIEKFDSIEAVREAINNNKIDLGIDHTALVQEFIPARGGYITRVETLGGKYLYAIRVYTSGESFNLCPADICQTTTGQDLVRNACAVDAPKNGLKVEAYTPPPDVIKNIETIVQRSGIDVGGIEYIIDDRDGEVLYYDVNALSNFVADAVNVIGFNPHERLVDFLEKEAVGESENIAVV, encoded by the coding sequence ATGAGTAAAATCGTCATATCACACGAACACCCCGATTGGTTTAAGCCCCTGTTTACCGAACTGGAAAGGAGGGGATTACCATACGAAACAGTAAATCCAACACAGCATCAATATGCTATTGATGAAGATAGGCCTGACATATCACTGTTTTTTAACCGCATGAGTCCATCGGCTTACTTACGTGGTGGCGTGCAGGGTACTTTTTATACGCTGAATTACCTCAAGCACCTTGAGGAGCATGGCATAAGGGTAATTAACGGTTATAAGGCTTTTATTTACGAAACATCTAAAGCCTTACAACTGCAACTGCTGCAAAAGCTGGGTATTAAGTATCCAAAATCGAGGGTAATTAACCATCCATCGCAAATAGAGGCTGCTGCCGAAGGATTGCGGTTTCCTATAGTGATGAAAGCCAATATTGGTGGCAGCGGTGCAGGTATCGAAAAGTTTGATAGCATAGAGGCTGTACGCGAGGCCATTAATAATAATAAAATTGATTTGGGTATTGACCATACGGCATTGGTGCAGGAATTCATTCCGGCGCGTGGCGGGTATATTACCCGTGTTGAAACGCTGGGTGGCAAATATTTGTACGCTATCAGGGTTTACACCTCGGGCGAAAGCTTTAACCTGTGCCCGGCAGATATATGCCAAACCACCACAGGGCAGGATTTGGTGCGCAATGCCTGCGCGGTAGATGCCCCTAAAAACGGCCTCAAAGTAGAAGCCTATACACCACCGCCCGATGTAATTAAAAACATTGAAACCATAGTACAGCGTAGCGGCATTGACGTGGGCGGCATAGAATACATTATTGATGACCGCGACGGTGAAGTGCTGTACTACGACGTAAATGCCTTATCCAACTTTGTGGCCGATGCCGTAAATGTTATTGGCTTTAACCCGCATGAGCGCCTGGTTGATTTTTTGGAGAAGGAAGCCGTTGGCGAGAGTGAAAATATAGCGGTGGTATAA